From the Phyllopteryx taeniolatus isolate TA_2022b chromosome 16, UOR_Ptae_1.2, whole genome shotgun sequence genome, one window contains:
- the ndufab1b gene encoding NADH:ubiquinone oxidoreductase subunit AB1b, protein MLGARRLLLVMASRVLHQCVRSLARPSLRLLSGNTVMRAAPGSAAVALRPVSFAAASRRTRWVGQSAISSGVLCRQYGDLPPLTLETIKDRVIYVLKLYDKINPEKLQTSSHFMKDLGLDSLDQVEIIMAMEDEFGFEIPDAEAEKLMTPSEIVQYIADKKDVYE, encoded by the exons ATGCTGGGAGCCCGCCGACTTCTCTTAGTCATGGCGTCCCGCGTCCTACACCAGTGCGTCCGCTCTCTTGCCCGACCCTCGCTGCGGCTTCTGTCCGGCAACACGGTGATGAGAGCCGCTCCGGGCTCCGCAGCAGTCGCCCTCCGACCTGTCTCGTTCGCCGCAGCCAGCCGGAGGACGCGGTGGGTCGGCCAGAGCGCG ATCTCCTCGGGCGTGCTGTGCCGACAGTACGGTGACCTGCCCCCCCTCACTCTAGAGACCATCAAAGACAGAGTCATCTACGTCCTCAAGCTCTACGACAAGATTAACCCTGAGAAG CTGCAGACATCCTCCCACTTTATGAAAGACTTGGGTCTGGACAGCCTGGACCAAGTGGAGATCATTATGGCCATGGAGGATGAGTTTG GCTTTGAGATTCCTGATGCAGAAGCAGAGAAGTTGATGACTCCCTCAGAGATCGTGCAGTACATTGCAGACAAGAAGGATGTCTATGAGTAA
- the dctn5 gene encoding dynactin subunit 5, translating to MELSEILYNKAEYIETASGNKVSRQSVLCGSQNIVLNGKTIVMNDCIIRGDLANVRVGRHCVVKSRSVIRPPFKKFSKGVAFFPLHIGDHVFIEEDCVVNAAQIGSYVHIGKNCVIGRRCVLKDCCKILDNTVLPPETVVPPFTVFSGCPGLFSGELPECTQDLMIDVTKSYYQKFLPLSQI from the exons ATGGAGTTGTctgaaatactgtacaacaaAGCGGAGTATATTGAGACG gCTTCTGGCAACAAGGTTAGCAGGCAGTCGGTGCTCTGTGGAAGTCAGAACATTGTACTTAATGGAAAA ACCATCGTCATGAATGACTGCATCATCAGGGGGGACCTGGCGAATGTCAGGGTGGGCAGACATTGTGTGGTTAAAAGCAGGAGTGTCATTCGTCCACCTTTCAAGAAGTTCAGCAAAGG AGTGGCCTTCTTCCCGCTGCACATCGGCGACCACGTGTTCATCGAGGAGGATTGCGTTGTGAACGCAGCTCAGATTGGCTCCTACGTCCACATTGGCAAGAATTGCGTCATA GGTCGTCGCTGTGTGCTGAAAGACTGCTGCAAGATCTTGGACAACACTGTTCTTCCTCCGGAGACAGTGGTGCCTCCTTTTACTGTCTTTTCAGGATGCCCAG GTTTGTTTTCGGGGGAACTTCCAGAGTGCACACAGGACTTGATGATTGACGTCACCAAGAGCTACTACCAGAAGTTCCTTCCCCTCAGCCAGATATAA